A genomic stretch from Mya arenaria isolate MELC-2E11 chromosome 10, ASM2691426v1 includes:
- the LOC128206605 gene encoding cell death abnormality protein 1-like — MNKSLNKSLIVICIILIKVDSCVSTLTCFANCASCSNSTVCTSCDSGYYLRSAGECTACTYVGTNCITCSNGTHCNECRPGFWGTTCKSFCSEGCNTETCSSFDGTCTCKQGFYGPTCEHKCSANCLHDTCGDNSKCECKDGYYGSQCNGQCFSDCEKCSYGTYCSGCPIGRYGAFCGISCECNGRCDILTGDCINKTCPDTCASCGKRDQCNECSVSWFGARCNSTCSENCNGGCEQYSGHCNTCYVGFFGTNCDMLCTKCLDGNCTQEGECKSCYNGSYGPFCNKTCSEDCVGNICNQVDGSCQHQVQCPGNCVSCTDNVTCTKCKNSYYGFMCTFKCSSTCKGGTCDIESGRCENCNLSHYGNFCENICSQNCAGSLTEAKCDSTGKCNRGCIDGFTGDTCTSDAEKHQTVGAEEETGSGSVIGGAVGGSLGVCVVIALVVVLVVKKRGILRNETKKTYEDILPEGGQNEPYTTLEVAKTTEYEIPESEPRSGLSMESKDTGVYYNNENAYYKNVGGNVQKTCIYTDN, encoded by the exons ATGAATAAGAGTTTAAACAAATCACTAATAGTTATATGTATAATCTTAATAAAAGTCGATTCCTGCGTCTCTACGCTGA CTTGTTTCGCAAACTGCGCATCATGTTCAAATTCAACCGTATGCACATCATGTGACTCGGGATACTACTTACGGTCAGCTGGTGAATGTACAGCGTGCACGTACGTAGGAACGAACTGTATAACATGCAGTAATGGCACGCATTGTAACGAATGTAGGCCAGGATTCTGGGGCACAACTTGTAAATCTTTTTGTTCCGAAGGTTGTAACACTGAAACGTGTAGCTCGTTTGACGGaacatgtacttgtaaacaAGGTTTTTATGGACCTACATGTGAACACAAGTGCTCGGCAAACTGCCTACATGACACATGTGGTGATAACAGTAAATGTGAGTGCAAAGACGGGTATTATGGAAGTCAGTGTAATGGACAATGTTTTTCTGATTGTGAGAAATGCTCTTACGGCACATACTGTTCAGGGTGCCCCATTGGAAGGTACGGAGCATTTTGTGGTATTTCGTGTGAATGCAATGGAAGATGCGATATTCTCACTGGTGACTGTATAAATAAAACGTGTCCTGACACGTGTGCATCATGCGGAAAACGAGATCAGTGCAACGAGTGTTCTGTCAGTTGGTTTGGTGCACGATGTAACAGCACGTGTTCAGAAAATTGTAATGGGGGTTGTGAGCAATATTCCGGACATTGCAATACATGCTATGTTGGCTTCTTCGGAACAAACTGTGATATGCTATGCACTAAATGTCTTGATGGTAACTGCACTCAAGAGGGGGAGTGTAAATCGTGTTACAATGGCAGCTATGGGCCGTTTTGTAACAAAACATGCTCGGAAGACTGTGTTGGAAATATATGTAACCAGGTAGATGGGTCATGTCAACATCAGGTTCAATGTCCTGGAAATTGTGTAAGCTGTACGGACAACGTTACATGCACTAAATGTAAGAACTCTTATTACGGATTTATGTGTACATTTAAATGCAGCAGTACATGCAAGGGTGGAACCTGTGACATAGAATCTGGACGTTGTGAGAATTGCAATTTATCACATTATGGGAACttttgcgaaaatatctgcTCTCAGAATTGTGCAGGTTCCCTAACAGAAGCCAAATGCGACTCAACAGGAAAGTGCAACCGCGGATGTATTGATGGTTTCACTGGCGATACCTGTACTTCAG ACGCCGAAAAGCATCAAACCGTAGGGGCGGAAGAGGAAACTGGCTCTGGTTCGGTCATCGGTGGAGCGGTCGGTGGTTCCCTTGGTGTGTGTGTTGTTATAGCACTGGTTGTAGTGCTTGTTGTTAAGAAAAGAGGGATTCTAAG aaatgagACGAAAAAGACGTATGAAGACATTTTGCCAGAAGGAGGCCAAAATGAACCGTACACAACTTTAGAAGTCGCAAAGACGA CCGAGTATGAAATACCCGAATCCGAGCCACGGTCTGGGTTGAGCATGGAAAGTAAAGACACTGGAGTATACTACAATAATGAAAATGCCTACTACAAGAATGTCGGTGGAAATGTTCAAAAGACGTGTATCTACACCGACAATTAA
- the LOC128206373 gene encoding uncharacterized protein LOC128206373 — protein sequence MYFWTKKQLIMETVKQFDLPPEAYPRYRFTCQHVQRLNRKSHKLIKKCGISNDSPLEFGNVIVNVFCQKDENLLELQHIPFKELDKDKVIETHMSMKRFKKRVFTNMKEGFKTPILFVASSNAYSKTRGIPEFFGRLVILINDDPTSQKDDSKAGDAHIWVSTKESFAEDASDMLEMYALGYIKERTELLYVMSNACYNRDYFHKLNKFHISGAKTPVTPIKMTKTFYGEDAAMSSSFDRQVSMGVRDFLTVSADEHLQLVDDLRQSILDLVT from the exons ATGTACTTTTGGACTAAGAAG CAACTTATTATGGAAACCGTTAAGCAGTTCGATTTGCCACCGGAGGCGTATCCAAGATACCGGTTTACGTGTCAGCATGTTCAGCGACTAAACAGAAAAAGCCACAAACTCATTAAAAAATGTGGCATTTCAAACGATTCACCGCTAGAATTCGGAAATGTTATTGTCAACGTATTTTGTCAAAAAGACGAAAATCTTCTTGAACTACAACACATTCCTTTTAAAGAATTAGATAAAGACAAAGTTATTGAAACTCATATGTCGATGAAAAGGTTTAAGAAAAGAGTTTTTACGAACATGAAAGAAGGATTCAAAACGCCCATCTTATTTGTTGCGTCATCTAATGCATACAGCAAAACGAGAGGAATACCGGAATTCTTTGGACGTTTGGTAATATTAATCAATGATGATCCGACGAGCCAAAAAGATGACTCTAAGGCCGGAGACGCACATATCTGGGTTTCAACGAAGGAGTCATTTGCAGAAGATGCTAGTGACATGCTCGAAATGTATGCACTAGGTTATATCAAGGAGAGAACAGAATTACTATATGTGATGTCTAACGCATGTTATAACAGagattattttcataaactaaaCAAGTTCCACATATCTGGAGCAAAAACACCAGTCACTCcaattaaaatgacaaagacATTCTACGGAGAAGATGCAGCTATGTCCAGCAGCTTTGATCGACAGG TAAGCATGGGTGTTCGTGACTTTTTGACAGTTAGCGCAGACGAACATTTACAACTTGTCGATGATCTTCGACAGTCAATACTAGACCTTGTCACGTAA
- the LOC128206374 gene encoding uncharacterized protein LOC128206374 encodes MYARSNVHESEKPKSRNIGTKVDHCIADAIFNEVEEIKTMGNRIGTFVFFVENAERYDEEQKQQIIHRLNECLEKKTIHLGNYLVRFGTKEIRLSDNICRVGSKVVTAGSSFGTLVGFAEQSQGVRARRCMCPFSLRKAYGN; translated from the exons ATGTACGCACGCAGCAACGTACACGAGAGTGAAAAGCCTAAATCCAGGAACATCGGAACAAAAGTGGACCATTGC ATTGCTGATGCAATATTTAACGAGGTTGAAGAAATCAAAACGATGGGAAACAGGATCGGAACATTTGTATTCTTTGTAGAAAATGCTGAAAGATACGACgaagaacaaaaacaacaaattatacATCGACTAAATGAGTGTCTTGAAAAAAAGACCATTCATCTAGGCAATTATCTTGTTAGATTTGGCACAAAAGAAATTAGGTTGAGTGACAACATCTGTAGAGTAGGGAGTAAGGTTGTCACTGCAGGATCAAGTTTTGGGACGTTGGTTGGCTTTGCAGAACAATCACAAGGTGTAAGGGCAAGAAGATGTATGTGTCCTTTCAGCTTGAGGAAGGCTTACGGCAACTGA